One genomic window of Thermoanaerobaculia bacterium includes the following:
- a CDS encoding MogA/MoaB family molybdenum cofactor biosynthesis protein: MIRAAVLTVSDGVASGEREDSGGPALAAACREALGAEIGELAVVPDDRAAIAEKIRRWSAGGFDLILSTGGTGVSPRDRTPEAFRDVLDLEIPGLAEKMRAETGRALPAAYLSRQVAGIAGSALCIALPGSPRGAVECFLAVAPLLPHAIALARGERAAHPRSQPGGAG, translated from the coding sequence ATGATCCGCGCGGCCGTCCTCACCGTTTCCGACGGCGTCGCGTCGGGAGAGCGCGAGGATTCGGGCGGCCCGGCCCTCGCCGCCGCCTGCCGGGAGGCGCTCGGGGCGGAGATCGGGGAACTCGCCGTCGTTCCGGACGACCGGGCGGCGATCGCCGAGAAGATTCGCCGGTGGAGCGCCGGCGGTTTCGACCTGATCCTGTCGACGGGAGGAACCGGCGTCTCGCCGCGCGACCGGACCCCGGAGGCGTTTCGCGACGTGCTCGACCTCGAGATCCCGGGCCTCGCGGAAAAGATGCGCGCGGAGACCGGACGGGCCCTTCCGGCCGCGTATCTCTCCCGGCAGGTCGCCGGCATCGCGGGCTCGGCCCTCTGCATCGCGCTCCCGGGATCCCCCCGCGGCGCCGTGGAGTGCTTCCTCGCGGTCGCGCCCCTCCTGCCCCACGCGATCGCGCTCGCGCGGGGGGAACGGGCGGCCCATCCCCGATCTCAGCCGGGCGGCGCCGGGTAG
- the moaC gene encoding cyclic pyranopterin monophosphate synthase MoaC → MARQTHVDARGNARMVDVGEKPVTRRVAAARGEVRLSREAYAALARGALAKGDALAVARIAAIQAAKRTSEIVPLCHPVPLDGISVEIALDAKRRSAAISVRATTEARTGVEMEALTAVAAAALAIYDMVKGIDRSCRIAEIALVEKSGGRSGTWSAAGRSPRRKR, encoded by the coding sequence ATGGCGCGGCAAACGCACGTGGACGCGCGGGGAAACGCGCGCATGGTCGATGTCGGGGAGAAACCGGTCACGCGGCGGGTCGCCGCGGCGCGAGGGGAGGTGCGCCTGTCGAGGGAGGCCTACGCGGCGCTCGCCCGGGGCGCGCTCGCCAAGGGCGACGCCCTCGCGGTCGCCCGGATCGCCGCGATCCAGGCCGCCAAGCGCACGTCGGAGATCGTTCCGCTCTGCCACCCGGTTCCCCTCGACGGGATCTCGGTCGAGATCGCGCTCGACGCGAAGCGCCGGTCCGCCGCGATCTCGGTACGGGCGACCACGGAAGCCCGGACGGGCGTGGAGATGGAAGCGCTCACGGCGGTCGCCGCGGCCGCGCTCGCGATCTACGACATGGTGAAGGGAATCGACCGCTCCTGCCGCATCGCCGAGATCGCGCTCGTCGAGAAGAGCGGCGGGCGCTCCGGGACCTGGTCGGCGGCCGGGCGGAGCCCGCGGCGGAAACGATGA